ATCGCCTTCCGGGCCGGGGTGAACATCGTGCTATTAGCCGCGGGCGAAGAGGAATGGGCCGCTCTGGACGCCGCCCCCAAAGAGGAGCGGCGCATTGACGTGTGGTGGAAGGACGACGCCACAGGCAGGCTCATGCTGTTATTGGCCTATCTGATAACCCGGAACTCAGGCTGGGAGAACGCCAAAATCCGGGTGCTTGTCCAGGCCAGCGAGGAAGACGAAAAGGAAGCCGTCATGATCATGGCGGACTTTCTCCAGGACGCCCGCATCAAGGCCGAACCCGTGGTTCTTTCCAAGGTGGATCCCCAGGCGGTCCGGGAGGAGTCCGGGGACGCGGCCCTGGTGTTCAGCCCGTTCAGGCTGCATTACAATCAACTGCAAAACCAGTTCGGCGGTAAAATAGAAGATCTTCTCAACAAACTGCCTATTGTGGCTTTGGTCCTGGCCTCCCATGACGTGGACCTGACCGCCCAGCCCGACGAAGGCGAGGCGGGCAAGCTGGCTGCAGCCATGGACGAATATGAAGAATGCCTGAAAAAAGCCCAAGGCTTGGAGCATGAGGCGGAAATGGCCCGGGAGGAAGCCTTGAAAGCGGAAAAGCGCCTGTTGGACGCGCCCACCGGGGATTCGGACCAGGAGGCGGAAAAGCGTGCGGCCATGGTCAAGCAGGCCCAGGAAGCCCGGGACGAAGCCGCCAAAGTATTTAAAAAATCCGCCAAGGCCGAGGCCCGGCTGCAGGAAGCCGCTAAAATCATGGAGTCCTTAGGCTTGACAACCAAAGCGCCCAGGGCGGAAAAGAACCAAAGCGAGGCCCCGGCGGAAGATTCGGAAAGCAACGAAGCATCTGAGAATGAAAACATAGAACCGGAAGAGTGAAGGACGGCTGAGGATAATTCATTCTAAGCGCACAATACTTGGACTTTTCCCATTCCTTTTGATATGCCTTACTCAAACGTGTAAGTCCATGCCGCCGCCGTTCATCCAGGGGGGAGTGTTAGGGGCGGGGCATGTTTTTCATCGTTCGGACGCGTTTTCTAACCATCAATCCCGAACGACCTTGGAACCAAATTCAAGAATCTGAAAGTCAGCGTCTCCGGGGGGGAGAAACCGTTGATTTTAGCTCGGAACGATCTGACCATTTTTTTTGTCATTCGGAGGGGGTGTTATGGCAAGTCCGTATTGGGTTAAGACGCTTCTTAAAAAATCATTTCCCTCGCGCTTTTTTTTGGCGCGATTGACGCATTTTCCCGTGCTCGGCAATCTGATCGAAAAGGCCTTGTTTGAAAATGACGACATCATTTATCTGGCCAAGGATTCGGTGGTTGAGATCAACCACGACCTTGCCGGCCGGGAGGACATGGTCATGCCGTCCCAGGTGTTGGAGCATTTTATTATCCGCTCCAATTACCGGTTTATCATGAACACCTGCATTTGTAGGGAAAGCGAAGGCTGCCGGGACTATCCCATAGACCTGGGCTGTATTTTCTTGGGAGAGGCGGCTTTGGACATCAACCCGAAGTTCGGCCGTCTGGCCTCCGTGGAGGAGACTCTGGAGCACGCCCGCAAATGCCGGGAGGCGGGTCTGGTGCATTTGATAGGCCGCAACAAGCTGGACACCATCTGGCTGAACGTGCGGCCCAAGGAAAAATTGTTGACCGTTTGCCACTGCTGTCCTTGCTGTTGTTTGTGGAAGGTGATCCCGACCATCACGGACAAAATCAGCGACCGCGTGGCGCCCATGCCCGGCCTGACCGTAGCCGTTACGGACAAATGCGTGGGTTGCGGGGCTTGCATAAATGACATATGTTTTGTAAACGCAATCCGGCTGGTCGACGGCAAAGCTGAAATCAGCGGCGATTGCCGGGGCTGCGGCCGATGTGTGGAAATTTGTCCATCCGAGGCGATTCGGGTGAACTTCCATGGGGGGGCGAGCGTGGAAGGCGCCATCAATCGAATCCACGGCTTGGTGGATTTTACCTAATGGAGTAGTTTTGCAGTGAGTTCCCCCAATCCAAATGCGGTCAAGGCGGCCGCGCAATACCTGGCCCTGACCCGGGAAAGCCAGGGGCCGGTGGAATGCCTGGGTTTGGAAAGATCCTCCCAGGCCTATTTTATCGCCCAGCTTTTTCGGGAGAAAAAACGCACCGTCCTGGTATTGGCGCCCACCAAAAAGGAAGCCAAAACCCTGTGCGCGGATTTGGATTTTTTTCTGCAGGACCTGAAACAGCCCGAGTCGGCCCTGCCCGGCCAAGGCTGGATTCTGGAATTCCCGGCCTATCACATCCTGCCCTTTAAGGGGATTTCGTATCATACGGAAACCGCCGCCAACCGCATATCCGCCCTGAGCCGCATGGCCAACTCGCCGGATCCGGCCATTGTGGTGACCACGCCCCAGGCCATGGCGTCCAGGCTGATTCCCAAGAGCGCGCTCAACAGCTTTGGGGAGCTTATCATGGCCGGCGAGGAGCTGGACCGGGACGCCTTTGTGGAAAAACTGGTGAGCGGCGGCTACGTCAAAAATCTGATCGTGGAGGAGCCCGGCGATTTTTGCGTCAGGGGCTCCATTGTGGACGTTTACGGTCCGCCCTATTCTCAGCCGCTTCGCATCGAGTTTTTCGGGGACGAGGTGGACTCCATCCGATTTTTCTCGCCCTCCACCCAACGCACCATCAAAAAAATGGAGGAGGCGGTCATCCTGCCCGCCACGGAAGCGGTGGTCTCGAAAGATCGTCTGCAAAGCGTTATCCATCGCGTGCGGGAAAAGGCGGTTCTGGCGGACATGCCGGTGACCAAAATCCGCGAGGTGGTGGACAGCCTCAAGGCCACACAGCAATTCCCGGGCATCGAGGGATTCGTCCCGTTGCTGTACGAAAACGGCGGAGACTCCCTGTTCGACTACCTCCCGGCCGACACCCTGTGCACGGTCCTGGATCCTGTTGCGGCGTCCCAGGAGTACGAAAAATACCTGGAGGACGTGGAGGAGAATTACGAAACCGCCCAGGCGGAAAACCGCCTTTCCATTCCTCCGGCCATGACCCATCTTCCCGCGGAAGATTTTCGGAAGCGCCTTAACAGGGCCAGGCCCCTGACCTTTCCCACACTGGCCGTCACCGGCCCGCAGGAGGAGGAAGCAGGCAAGGCCCGCATGCAATTGCATGTGGAGACCAATACGGAACTGGTCCAAAATCTTAAGGCGTCCAAGGAACGGGACCAGTTGCTCAAGCCCCTGGCCGACTGGGTGAACGACAAACGCGATCAGGGCTATTCCATTGTCATGGCTTGCGGCTCCAAGATGCAGGCCGAGCGCCTGGAATCCCTGCTTACCCCATATGGCGTGGGCCTCTCCCGCAACCAGAACTGGATGACCAGGCCCAGCGCCCGATGCCAAGTGGTTTTGGGAAGTCTTTCCTCCGGCTTTGTGTGGCCGGCCGAATCCCTGGCCGTGGTTACGGAAACCGAGATCTTCGGCCCCAAGCATCGCCGCCGGAAAATCGAAACCCAACGCCCCCGCACCGAATTGTTGGACCTTGCCCAACTCAGCCAGGGGGATTTTGTGGTGCACGTGGACCACGGCATCGCCCAATACGGCGGACTGGTCAAGATGGATCTTGGCGGCGTGGCCAACGATTTTTTACTGTTGGAATACCGGGACGGAGACAAGCTCTACCTGCCGGTGGACAAGTCCAACCTCATCCAGAAATACCGGACCATGGGCGAAACCGCCCCGGCCCTGGAAAAGCTGGGCGGCAAAGCCTGGGAAAAGGTCAAAAGCCGGGTTAAAAAGTCCGTGGAGAAAATCGCCGGAGAGCTTCTTAAGCTCTACGCCGTGCGCAAGGTCAAACAAGGCTATGCGTTCTCGCCCACGGACAGTTACTTCGCCGAGTTCGAGGCTAATTTTGAATACGAGGAAACTCCGGACCAAGCCAAGGCCATCAACGACGTGCTGGCGGACATGGAAAACCGGCGGCCCATGGACAGGCTGATCTGCGGGGACGTGGGATACGGCAAAACCGAGGTGGCGTTAAGGGCTTCATTCAAGGCGGTGAGCGACTCCAAGCAGACGGCCTTTGTCACGCCCACCACCATTTTGTCCGAGCAGCATTAC
This genomic stretch from Desulfatibacillum aliphaticivorans DSM 15576 harbors:
- a CDS encoding indolepyruvate ferredoxin oxidoreductase subunit alpha — translated: MASPYWVKTLLKKSFPSRFFLARLTHFPVLGNLIEKALFENDDIIYLAKDSVVEINHDLAGREDMVMPSQVLEHFIIRSNYRFIMNTCICRESEGCRDYPIDLGCIFLGEAALDINPKFGRLASVEETLEHARKCREAGLVHLIGRNKLDTIWLNVRPKEKLLTVCHCCPCCCLWKVIPTITDKISDRVAPMPGLTVAVTDKCVGCGACINDICFVNAIRLVDGKAEISGDCRGCGRCVEICPSEAIRVNFHGGASVEGAINRIHGLVDFT
- the mfd gene encoding transcription-repair coupling factor, with the protein product MSSPNPNAVKAAAQYLALTRESQGPVECLGLERSSQAYFIAQLFREKKRTVLVLAPTKKEAKTLCADLDFFLQDLKQPESALPGQGWILEFPAYHILPFKGISYHTETAANRISALSRMANSPDPAIVVTTPQAMASRLIPKSALNSFGELIMAGEELDRDAFVEKLVSGGYVKNLIVEEPGDFCVRGSIVDVYGPPYSQPLRIEFFGDEVDSIRFFSPSTQRTIKKMEEAVILPATEAVVSKDRLQSVIHRVREKAVLADMPVTKIREVVDSLKATQQFPGIEGFVPLLYENGGDSLFDYLPADTLCTVLDPVAASQEYEKYLEDVEENYETAQAENRLSIPPAMTHLPAEDFRKRLNRARPLTFPTLAVTGPQEEEAGKARMQLHVETNTELVQNLKASKERDQLLKPLADWVNDKRDQGYSIVMACGSKMQAERLESLLTPYGVGLSRNQNWMTRPSARCQVVLGSLSSGFVWPAESLAVVTETEIFGPKHRRRKIETQRPRTELLDLAQLSQGDFVVHVDHGIAQYGGLVKMDLGGVANDFLLLEYRDGDKLYLPVDKSNLIQKYRTMGETAPALEKLGGKAWEKVKSRVKKSVEKIAGELLKLYAVRKVKQGYAFSPTDSYFAEFEANFEYEETPDQAKAINDVLADMENRRPMDRLICGDVGYGKTEVALRASFKAVSDSKQTAFVTPTTILSEQHYRTFLKRYEGYPVKIACLNRFRKAAEKKEILKGLENGDIDIVIGTHSVLQKSVQFKDLRLVIIDEEQRFGVKHKETLKKIRATVDVLALTATPIPRTLHMSMVGIRDITVINTPPEQRRPITTYVSKFDEVIAAEAIRAELARKGQVFFVHNRVQSIDAMAGRLKRLVPEARVGVAHGQMSETMLEKVMIKFVNHEIDLLVCTAIIESGLDIPAANTILINRADMFGLAQIYQLRGRVGRGDDQAYAYLFIPDESVLTRDAQRRLKVLMEHSDLGAGFAIAMSDLQIRGGGTILGSAQSGQIAAVGYEMYLQLMETAIGQLKGEGSAPPLDPEINVDFSAFIPEWYIPDVDQRLLAYRRLSRMEKVSDVGAFSKEMQDRFGKVPQETNQLFFKIMFKILCRDAGVKKMDMAGKNLHLVISPEHQRNRDELLYMIKENFPRFRLNTEGVLKVALDTEAVKGRAVAVKNVLKEIAGRVN